The genomic interval GAGACTTCGTCAGCGTTTGTTTTTGATTCTCGTCAGCCTTGCCGTTCCCGTGGTGGTGGAAATTTACCTCATTGTGCAGAATATGCAGGCGACCATTCGTTTTTCCCAGCTGGAGACGATGGGCAACACCTATCAGCGCCCCATGATGGACATGCTGGATGCCGCAGGAAGGCTGCGCCTGGCGCTTGACCTGCAACAGAATGTCGGCCCGAATGTGCAGGCGATAGACAAAGCCATTGAGGAATTGAAAACCAACCAGGCGGCCTATGGGCAGGATCTGCAATTTACCAAGGAAGGGCTTGCCATCCGCAAGCGCGAGCAACTTGAACCTCAGCTTTTCATCAAACGCTGGGAAGAGATCAAAACCGGGTTGAAAACCAACCCCGATGCGCAGATGGAACCGCTTGCCGCGTTCCTGAACGATATTCGCGGCATCATTACCCATTCGGGCGATACGTCCAACCTGATTCTCGACCCGGATCTGGACAGTTATTACTCCATGGATGTGACGCTGCTGGCACTGCCGCAGACCATTCACCGCCTGGCCGACATCATGCACGAAGTGCACACCGACATGGCAGATGGCATTACGCCTGACGAGCAAACCCAACTGGCCATCCGCGCCCAGATGCTTCAGGAGGCCGACGGCGACCGCATTAAGGCAAGCCTTGAAACATCCATGAACGAGGACCCCAATTTTTATGGTGTTCTCCCCGGCTTTAATGATGCCATCAAGCCCGCATTGCAAACCTATACCGACGCCAACCAGGCCTATATCGCCGCTTTGCGTGCCCTGGCTGCCGGGCAGCCGGTGAGCAAAGAGGAACTGCTGGAAAAAGGGCAGGCCGCCTATACGGCTGCCAATAAATTATGGGTGATTTCCGCCAACGAGCTGGATGGACTGCTGAATGTGCGCATCGCCGATTTCAATCAGCAAAAAATCACCGCGCTGGCAACTTCCGGCGCCGCGATGCTGTTTGCGCTGTTTATCTTCTGGCTGGTTGGCCGCAATATCACCAAGTCGGTCACCGGGCTTGCGGAGCGCATGAATGTGCTCGCATCCGGCAATCGTGATGTGGAGATTCCCTTTACAGAAGAGAAATCCGAAATCGGCGTGATTGCCGTGGCGCTTGAGAAACTGAAGCAGACGGCCATTGCCGCCGACCGCATGCAGCAGGAGCAGGCCGAGGAGCA from bacterium carries:
- a CDS encoding HAMP domain-containing protein, with the protein product MILVSLAVPVVVEIYLIVQNMQATIRFSQLETMGNTYQRPMMDMLDAAGRLRLALDLQQNVGPNVQAIDKAIEELKTNQAAYGQDLQFTKEGLAIRKREQLEPQLFIKRWEEIKTGLKTNPDAQMEPLAAFLNDIRGIITHSGDTSNLILDPDLDSYYSMDVTLLALPQTIHRLADIMHEVHTDMADGITPDEQTQLAIRAQMLQEADGDRIKASLETSMNEDPNFYGVLPGFNDAIKPALQTYTDANQAYIAALRALAAGQPVSKEELLEKGQAAYTAANKLWVISANELDGLLNVRIADFNQQKITALATSGAAMLFALFIFWLVGRNITKSVTGLAERMNVLASGNRDVEIPFTEEKSEIGVIAVALEKLKQTAIAADRMQQEQAEEQARKEARARKLLATIDSFKTTASNAIGDVAGQAKELDDAAERMREMVGTASKDSKSVAEFSEQTSGNVNAVAAAAEQMSASVREIASQVSRSTQAVEQAVSSTTAADSAAKTLAEASQAIGDIVQLIQDIANQINLLALNATIESARAGEYGKGFAVVASEVKNLAQQTTKATEDVAAQIERIQGVATDVVGSMDKIKTSINQVSQYASGIASAIEEQSAVTNEISRNMMVASTGVKQITDNISHISDMNNSAYDTTQEVQRSASVLSDHASQLKEEIGNFIKEVSGA